The window CTTCCGCATTTCGGCGGCGACGCGGGCGCGGGTGGCGGGGTCCTTCAGCCGCTCGATCCACGCCTCGAGTCCGCCCGCCTGCACCCAGGTCGGCATCGCGGCGTCGAGCCCGGTCGCGCCGGCGGTATAGGTGTACATGTCGGCGGTGATCCGCTGGCCCGCAGCGCGCGCCGCCTCGACCTTCTTCACGACCGAATCATATTTTCCCCAATTGTCGCGGCCCGCCATCTTGAGGTGATAGATTTCTGCGGGGGCGCCCGAACGACGCGAAATCTCGATCAGCTCGTCGACCGCTTCCTCGAGCCGGTCGCCCTCGGATCGCATATGGCTGATATACATGCCGCCGCATTTGGCGGCCTCGCTGGTCAGCGCGACCAGTTCGTCGGTTTCGGCATAGGAGCCGGGGGCGTAGATGATCGAGCTGCCGACGCCGAGCGCGCCCTCGTCCATCGCCTGCCGCACGAGCGCCTGCATGCGCGCCAGCTGCTCGGGGGTCGGGTCGACATCGTCTTCGCCCAGTTCATGGATACGCACCGTCGCGGCGCCGACGAAGCTCGCGACATTGGGCGCGATGCCGCGCTTCTCCAGATACGTCAGATAATCGCCGAGGCTGGTCCACTCGATGGCATATTTGATATCGCCCTGGCGCTCGGTCTCCTGGACCTTCATCGCCGCGTTCATCGGCCCCATCGACCAGCCTTCGCCCATCACCTCCAGCGTCACGCCCTGGCGGATATCGCTCTGGCTGCGCGGGTCGGCGATCAGCGATTCGGTCGCCCAGCTCAGCATGTTGATGAACCCCGGCGCGACCGCCATGCCGCTGGCTGACACCTCGCTGCGACCCTTGCCCTCGACCTTGCCGACCGCGACGATGCGATCGTCCTTGATCGCCACGTCGCCGGTGAGAGGGGCCTTGCCCGACCCGTCGTAGATCGTGCCGCCGCGGATCACGATGTCATAGGCGGGTTCGGCACTCGCGGCGGTCAGCGCGATCCAGCTCGCGACGAGGACGAGCGATCGTCCGATATTCTGCCTGCCCGCCATGTCCCGTCTCCTGTTCGCCGCCGAGGGCATATCCTGCCCGAGCAAGATGCACTTGGCCATGCGCATTATCGGGCTTGATCGCCGCCAGCCCGCGCGCCAAGGGTTTCGCAACAAAACCGATGGGAGGAAGCTTTGATCAAGACGCGTATTACCGAGAAGTTCGGCATCGAAACCCCGATCATCATGGGCGGCATGACCGGCG is drawn from Sphingopyxis sp. OPL5 and contains these coding sequences:
- a CDS encoding N-acyl-D-amino-acid deacylase family protein: MAGRQNIGRSLVLVASWIALTAASAEPAYDIVIRGGTIYDGSGKAPLTGDVAIKDDRIVAVGKVEGKGRSEVSASGMAVAPGFINMLSWATESLIADPRSQSDIRQGVTLEVMGEGWSMGPMNAAMKVQETERQGDIKYAIEWTSLGDYLTYLEKRGIAPNVASFVGAATVRIHELGEDDVDPTPEQLARMQALVRQAMDEGALGVGSSIIYAPGSYAETDELVALTSEAAKCGGMYISHMRSEGDRLEEAVDELIEISRRSGAPAEIYHLKMAGRDNWGKYDSVVKKVEAARAAGQRITADMYTYTAGATGLDAAMPTWVQAGGLEAWIERLKDPATRARVAAEMRKPGSDWENLFYGAGADKMILSGFKSDKLKPLTGKTLAEVAAMRGKSPEETAMDLVVEDGSRVGTVYFLMSEDNVRKQVQLPWMSFGSDAASQSAEGVFLKSGSHPRTYGNFARLLGRYVRDEKLIPLEQAVYRLTTLPATNLGIKERGALKPGYYADVVIFDPAKIADRATFEAPHQYATGVRDVFVNGAAVLKDGEPTGATPGRAVRGAGFGKCR